The Candidatus Dependentiae bacterium genome includes a window with the following:
- a CDS encoding DUF502 domain-containing protein translates to MEKSFITHLFDFFKSIFFNGLLVLLPITLTIAVFNVAFRLLKGWLAPIYRVEPAYLQSIPHSEIILVFLLILLVGAIFKLFFLKSFLHFLESIVARVPLFNPVYSGIKQLVQAFTGQDKLTFQNVVMVEFPRAGVYSIGFLTSEVPAEISPNKAQRFYKVFIPTTPNPTTGFLIAVPEQELRTVDLSRQEAMSLIISGGIIQPDRFSKK, encoded by the coding sequence ATGGAAAAATCGTTCATTACTCATTTATTCGATTTTTTTAAATCGATTTTCTTTAATGGATTGTTAGTTTTACTACCAATAACGCTCACGATTGCGGTGTTTAATGTCGCTTTCCGATTACTTAAAGGATGGCTGGCGCCGATTTATCGAGTGGAGCCTGCGTATCTGCAATCGATTCCGCATTCAGAAATTATTCTTGTATTCTTGCTTATTTTACTTGTCGGTGCAATTTTTAAACTTTTTTTCCTAAAGAGTTTTTTACATTTTTTAGAATCGATCGTTGCACGCGTTCCACTTTTTAATCCTGTCTATTCTGGAATTAAGCAATTAGTTCAAGCATTCACCGGCCAAGATAAATTGACCTTTCAAAATGTGGTGATGGTTGAATTTCCTCGCGCTGGCGTCTACAGCATTGGATTTTTAACAAGCGAAGTTCCAGCAGAAATTAGCCCCAACAAAGCACAGCGTTTTTACAAAGTATTTATTCCAACAACACCGAACCCGACCACCGGATTTCTTATTGCAGTTCCTGAACAAGAATTACGCACGGTAGATCTTTCGCGGCAAGAAGCGATGAGCCTTATTATTTCTGGCGGCATTATTCAGCCGGATCGATTTTCAAAAAAATAA
- the glmM gene encoding phosphoglucosamine mutase (catalyzes the conversion of glucosamine-6-phosphate to glucosamine-1-phosphate): protein MNSFFGTDGIRAKVGDEPFTVETLLSIGYALGAWAVQRYGPTPTLLLAHDTRISCSLVKSVIKSGLFLHPIAVHDAHVLTSPAVLALMRKQQQFDAAIMISASHNPYYDNGIKIIDATTGKLTAADEKALSELIVAPKEFNYSALGTQYMMNNAIQEYQSIITQHFDASLLAGKKIILDCAHGAASAIAPAIFSALGAQVITLFDHPNGVNINKQCGALHTQAVQKAVVDHQADMGFAFDGDGDRVMAVNMYGQLKNGDDILALILSHPLYKKTKMVVGTVMTNQGFEVYLKERSIELLRTPVGDKYIAEQLTARKLLLGGEPSGHIILNDYLPTGDGIFTALRVAQSVIHSQNWEMNTFTKFPQIIINIPVKNRRDLSEPPLRDIIEHTTSQLHNGRILVRYSGTEPLLRIMIEDDDCDHAQTLGRLLSQTLQKEIS, encoded by the coding sequence ATGAACTCATTTTTTGGCACCGATGGCATTCGCGCGAAAGTAGGAGATGAACCGTTTACGGTCGAAACGTTATTATCGATCGGTTACGCACTTGGCGCGTGGGCAGTGCAGCGCTATGGCCCGACGCCTACGCTTTTGCTTGCGCACGATACGCGCATTTCCTGTTCGCTCGTTAAATCGGTGATCAAAAGTGGTTTATTTTTGCATCCTATCGCGGTGCATGATGCACATGTGCTTACAAGCCCCGCGGTCCTCGCGCTTATGCGCAAACAGCAACAATTTGATGCGGCCATTATGATCTCAGCTTCGCATAATCCCTATTATGATAATGGCATTAAAATTATTGATGCAACAACCGGGAAACTAACCGCTGCTGATGAAAAAGCGCTTTCTGAACTCATTGTTGCACCAAAAGAATTTAATTACTCAGCGCTTGGCACGCAGTACATGATGAATAACGCTATTCAAGAATATCAATCGATAATTACACAGCATTTTGATGCATCACTTCTTGCAGGGAAAAAAATTATTCTTGATTGCGCGCATGGTGCCGCTTCAGCGATAGCACCTGCGATTTTTAGCGCACTTGGCGCGCAGGTGATTACCCTATTTGATCACCCGAACGGCGTTAATATTAATAAACAATGCGGCGCATTGCATACGCAAGCAGTTCAAAAAGCAGTTGTCGATCATCAAGCCGATATGGGATTTGCTTTTGATGGAGATGGAGATCGCGTGATGGCGGTAAATATGTACGGCCAGTTAAAAAATGGTGATGACATCTTAGCGCTCATTTTAAGCCATCCGCTCTATAAAAAAACAAAAATGGTAGTTGGCACCGTCATGACCAATCAAGGCTTTGAAGTGTATCTCAAAGAACGTTCTATCGAATTGTTACGCACCCCGGTTGGCGATAAGTATATTGCAGAGCAATTAACAGCACGAAAACTTCTTCTAGGAGGAGAACCATCGGGCCATATTATTTTGAACGACTATTTACCTACCGGTGACGGCATATTTACTGCATTGCGCGTTGCACAATCGGTTATTCATTCGCAAAATTGGGAAATGAATACGTTCACGAAATTTCCTCAAATTATTATTAATATTCCCGTAAAGAATCGCCGCGATTTATCTGAGCCGCCATTGCGAGATATTATTGAACACACAACGAGTCAATTACACAACGGAAGAATTTTAGTCCGCTACTCAGGAACAGAGCCACTTTTACGCATAATGATCGAGGATGATGATTGCGATCATGCACAAACCCTTGGTAGACTGTTATCACAAACGCTGCAAAAAGAAATTTCATAA
- a CDS encoding AAA family ATPase: MSIIRSTQKNVLLTMFLIASTINAESAGMPKLETDEWLNRFDHILKDLPQEELLRALAERQKWKTVQAIAKTTQTQKPEDSEAHYYSPKFPTELSNEEKKLDVYKRIAKKYIGTLPSHVEDLVSYFKYHKECVDENVSIHNKLLLHGKPGTGKTHLVKVLSQELQIPLISFSASFFGDKYIGESSRKIRCAFEAAKKLNQPVLVFIDEIDALATKRKDSTHEEHRATLITLLTELQELQNNKNIFFIVATNDLEALDPAVKDRFSGSVCEIKELDKVEKTKLYQKAFLDRGMEIEEEFAQCLAAVTAKDFSNRDVEYIATTTILKRFLDSKKNPEECKNKGLCSYARKSIDSTGKKASFYNILTQTYCDGI, encoded by the coding sequence ATGAGCATCATCAGAAGTACACAAAAAAACGTTTTACTTACTATGTTTTTAATAGCAAGCACTATTAATGCGGAGTCGGCTGGGATGCCAAAATTAGAAACAGATGAATGGCTCAATAGATTTGATCATATTTTGAAAGATTTGCCGCAAGAGGAGTTATTGAGGGCGTTGGCTGAGAGGCAAAAATGGAAGACGGTCCAAGCTATCGCTAAAACTACGCAAACTCAAAAGCCGGAAGATAGCGAAGCGCATTATTATTCGCCAAAATTCCCGACCGAACTTTCAAATGAAGAAAAAAAGCTCGATGTCTATAAACGAATAGCAAAAAAATATATAGGTACATTACCATCACATGTTGAGGATCTGGTTTCGTACTTTAAATACCATAAAGAATGTGTGGACGAAAACGTTTCTATACATAATAAGTTGCTCTTACATGGCAAACCGGGCACGGGCAAAACGCATCTTGTTAAAGTACTTTCTCAAGAATTGCAAATTCCCCTCATATCGTTTTCAGCATCTTTTTTTGGGGACAAGTATATAGGTGAATCATCCAGAAAAATCCGGTGCGCGTTTGAAGCTGCAAAAAAACTCAATCAGCCGGTTCTTGTTTTTATCGATGAGATTGACGCACTTGCGACTAAGAGAAAAGATAGCACCCATGAAGAGCATAGGGCTACGTTAATAACATTGCTAACTGAACTGCAGGAGCTTCAAAATAATAAGAATATTTTTTTTATTGTGGCGACCAATGATTTGGAGGCATTAGATCCAGCAGTTAAAGATAGATTTTCAGGATCGGTGTGCGAGATCAAGGAATTGGATAAAGTTGAAAAGACAAAACTGTATCAAAAAGCTTTTTTAGATCGAGGAATGGAAATTGAGGAAGAATTTGCGCAATGCTTAGCAGCTGTTACAGCTAAAGACTTTTCTAATCGAGATGTGGAATACATAGCGACGACAACGATTCTAAAGCGATTTTTAGATAGTAAGAAAAATCCTGAAGAATGCAAAAATAAGGGTCTGTGCTCTTACGCAAGAAAATCTATTGATTCGACCGGAAAAAAAGCAAGCTTTTATAATATTCTGACGCAAACATATTGCGATGGAATATAA